A region of Drosophila suzukii chromosome 2L, CBGP_Dsuzu_IsoJpt1.0, whole genome shotgun sequence DNA encodes the following proteins:
- the LOC108019648 gene encoding facilitated trehalose transporter Tret1: MLLLNIFQSGIFQPEYRRQLLVSLSATLITFCHGIALGWLSPMLPKLLSPHETPLSFSIDVGEASWLGAVISIGGITGNFSFSYLMNRFGRKVSIYALAVPHTCIWFLFYFAQNIEMLYVARVCAGLTGGGMFVVLPIFIGEIADNSIRGRLCSFFTLTMNTGIMVGFVVSSHIAYHVIPCAVVGLPLLYVFLATRYPEPPQQLIRWQRVEEAEQSLRFYRRCDGPSVSKEAERAYQKEFDEMRLAIQQQNKESDANGLTFSDFLTKRSLKALSTGLVLMIANIFTGTFAFNNYMSNIFDAVHTQLDPNTNTIIIGAVQILGTLASIYLVDRYGRRILLILSCAGSGIGTSAFGLYAFYAEEQEVDLSAYSAWLPVTLMAFIIFIANVGVISVTMVVLVEILPQKIRAVATSFCLGCLSFFAFTSLKTFPLMMFHLGLAATMWFCGAVSAICLFYVVVCLEETKGRSIYD; encoded by the exons ATGCTGCTGCTCAACATATTCCAATCGGGCATCTTCCAGCCGGAATATCGTCGCCAACTGCTGGTCTCTTTGAGTG CCACGCTGATAACCTTCTGCCATGGCATCGCCCTTGGTTGGCTGTCCCCCATGCTGCCCAAGCTCCTGTCCCCCCACGAGACGCCCCTGTCCTTCTCCATAGACGTTGGGGAGGCCTCCTGGCTGGGGGCTGTCATCAGCATTGGTGGCATAACCGGGAACTTTTCCTTTTCCTATCTGATGAACCGATTTGGCCGGAAAGTCTCAATTTACGCCCTCGCCGTACCGCACACG TGCATATGGTTCCTCTTCTACTTCGCCCAGAACATCGAGATGTTGTATGTGGCGCGGGTGTGTGCCGGCCTGACTGGCGGTGGCATGTTCGTGGTGCTGCCCATTTTCATCGGGGAAATCGCTGACAACAG CATCCGCGGTCGCCTGTGCTCCTTTTTCACACTCACCATGAACACGGGCATAATGGTGGGCTTTGTGGTGTCCTCGCACATCGCCTACCATGTGATTCCCTGTGCTGTGGTGGGTCTTCCCCTGTTGTATGTGTTCCTGGCCACCCGGTATCCagagccaccgcagcagctcATCCGGTGGCAGCGGGTGGAGGAGGCGGAGCAATCCCTGAGGTTCTATCGCCGGTGCGATGGACCCAGTGTTTCGAAGGAGGCGGAGCGGGCCTACCAGAAGGAGTTCGACGAGATGCGACTGGCCATCCAGCAGCAGAACAAGGAGTCCGACGCCAATGGTCTAACCTTCTCCGATTTCC TTACCAAGCGCTCTTTGAAGGCTTTGTCCACTGGTTTGGTTTTGATGATAGCCAACATCTTTACGGGCACCTTCGCCTTCAACAACTACATGTCCAACATCTTTGATGCCGTGCACACCCAGCTGGATCCCAATACGAACACCATTATCATTGGAGCCGTGCAGATTCTGGGCACTTTGGCCAGTATATATCTGGTGGATCGCTATGGACGCAGAATCCTGCTGATATTATCCTGTGCCGGCAGTGGCATTGGAACTTCCGCCTTTGGACTCTACGCCTTCTATGCGGAAGAGCAGGAGGTGGACCTGTCCGCGTACTCCGCCTGGCTGCCCGTCACCCTGATGGCCTTCATCATCTTCATTGCCAATGTGGGCGTCATTTCGGTGACCATGGTGGTGCTGGTGGAGATCCTGCCGCAGAAGATAAGGGCGGTGGCCACCAGCTTCTGCCTGGGTTGCCTCAGCTTCTTCGCCTTCACCTCCCTGAAGACCTTCCCGCTGATGATGTTCCACCTGGGTCTGGCGGCCACCATGTGGTTCTGTGGCGCCGTCAGCGCCATCTGCCTCTTCTACGTGGTGGTCTGTCTGGAGGAGACCAAGGGTCGCTCCATCTATGACTAA